One Janthinobacterium sp. TB1-E2 genomic region harbors:
- a CDS encoding LysR family transcriptional regulator — MQDIDNLSGVVLFVQLAQAGSFVAAARQAGISPSAVSKSLARLEQRLGTRLFQRSTRQLSLTAEGKLFLARSERILAEMQAAQEELAGTLAPRGRLRLGLPELGSVFLPALADFSQRHPAIALDLDFSDALADVVGDGFDAVIRIGAPRDSRLAARKLGQFRSCLVASPAYLARHGTPSHPLELQQHACLHYRFRHSGKVEQWQLRQQAEAPAPDLPLSMVCNNVEARLHFARQGLGIAWLPDFYVHSAIADGSLIEVLRDYAIAAHPAHSCWLLWPSGPHLAPKVRALVDFLAETDILLSAAHGR, encoded by the coding sequence ATGCAAGACATCGATAATCTCTCCGGAGTGGTTCTGTTCGTGCAACTGGCGCAGGCGGGCAGCTTTGTCGCCGCCGCGCGCCAGGCCGGCATTTCGCCGTCGGCCGTCAGCAAGAGCCTGGCCCGGCTCGAGCAGCGGCTGGGCACGCGCCTGTTCCAGCGCAGCACGCGTCAGCTGAGCCTGACGGCGGAAGGCAAGCTGTTCCTCGCACGTAGCGAACGCATCCTGGCGGAAATGCAGGCGGCGCAGGAGGAACTGGCGGGCACGCTGGCGCCGCGTGGCCGCCTGCGCCTAGGCTTGCCGGAACTGGGCAGCGTTTTCCTGCCCGCGCTGGCTGATTTTTCCCAACGACACCCAGCCATCGCCCTCGACCTGGACTTTTCGGACGCGCTGGCCGATGTCGTCGGCGATGGTTTCGACGCTGTCATCCGCATCGGCGCACCGCGCGATTCCCGCCTGGCCGCCCGCAAGCTGGGCCAGTTCCGCTCCTGCCTCGTGGCCTCGCCCGCCTACTTGGCGCGCCACGGCACGCCCAGCCATCCCCTTGAACTGCAACAACATGCCTGCCTGCACTACCGCTTCCGCCACAGCGGCAAGGTCGAACAGTGGCAGCTGCGCCAGCAAGCCGAGGCGCCGGCGCCGGATTTGCCACTGTCCATGGTCTGCAACAACGTCGAAGCGCGGCTGCACTTCGCCCGGCAAGGCCTGGGCATCGCCTGGCTGCCCGACTTTTATGTGCACTCGGCCATCGCTGACGGCAGCCTCATCGAAGTGCTGAGGGACTACGCGATCGCCGCCCATCCGGCCCACAGTTGCTGGCTGCTGTGGCCATCCGGGCCGCACCTGGCGCCGAAAGTACGGGCGCTCGTCGATTTCCTGGCCGAAACAGACATACTGTTGTCAGCCGCCCACGGAAGATGA
- a CDS encoding zinc-binding alcohol dehydrogenase family protein, whose product MKMIGFKKGSSVDEQGGLFDMEGPMPVPGPRDVLVQVRAVGVNPLDTKVRAGLVTVPDAVTTLGWDAAGVVHVVGSEVTLFAPGQVVYYAGSFDRAGANAEYHLVDERIAGRMPATLDFAQAASVPLAALTAWQLLFERFAIAPGDRQERGSLLVLGGAGGVGSLLIQLARQLTGFTVIATASRGDSGDWCRAMGAHHVIDHTQPLPAQVAALNVAPVRHIAALSHTAQHIAQLVELIAPHGKLAVIDDHDVFDAASLKGKSISLHWEMVFTRPLFATEDMIEQHRILNRVARLLDDGVLRHTLRQRLSPMNAATLRRAHALLERGGQPGKIAVSG is encoded by the coding sequence ATGAAGATGATTGGTTTCAAGAAAGGAAGCAGTGTGGACGAACAAGGCGGCCTGTTCGACATGGAAGGCCCGATGCCCGTGCCCGGCCCGCGCGACGTGCTGGTGCAGGTGCGCGCCGTGGGCGTCAATCCGCTCGACACCAAGGTGCGCGCGGGGCTGGTGACGGTACCCGATGCCGTCACGACTCTGGGCTGGGATGCGGCCGGCGTCGTGCATGTGGTGGGCAGCGAAGTGACCCTGTTCGCGCCGGGGCAAGTCGTGTATTACGCGGGTTCGTTCGACCGCGCGGGCGCGAATGCCGAATATCACCTGGTCGATGAGCGCATCGCGGGGCGTATGCCGGCGACCCTGGACTTTGCGCAGGCGGCCAGCGTGCCGCTGGCGGCGCTGACGGCGTGGCAGCTGCTGTTCGAGCGTTTTGCCATCGCGCCTGGCGACAGGCAGGAGCGGGGCAGCCTGTTGGTGCTGGGCGGCGCGGGCGGCGTCGGCTCGCTGCTGATCCAGCTGGCGCGCCAGCTGACGGGTTTTACGGTGATTGCCACGGCCTCGCGCGGCGACAGCGGCGACTGGTGCCGGGCCATGGGCGCGCACCACGTGATCGACCATACACAACCCCTGCCGGCGCAGGTGGCGGCATTGAACGTAGCGCCCGTGCGCCACATCGCGGCGCTGTCGCACACGGCGCAACATATCGCGCAACTGGTGGAGCTCATCGCGCCGCACGGCAAGCTGGCCGTCATCGACGACCACGATGTTTTCGATGCGGCGTCGCTAAAGGGCAAGAGCATCTCCTTGCACTGGGAAATGGTGTTTACGCGGCCTTTGTTTGCCACCGAAGACATGATCGAGCAGCATCGCATCCTGAACCGCGTGGCGCGGCTGCTGGACGATGGCGTGCTGCGCCATACGCTGCGGCAGCGCTTGTCGCCGATGAACGCGGCCACCTTGCGGCGCGCGCATGCGCTGCTGGAGCGGGGCGGGCAGCCGGGCAAGATCGCCGTCAGCGGCTGA
- the nhaR gene encoding transcriptional activator NhaR, whose amino-acid sequence MSTLNFKHLRYFWMVAKTGSIARAAEQLHLTPQSISGQLSEFADTLGVELFRRSGRQLELTDTGRRILSHAESIFSTGDELLEIVRDQSRTTTTTFRVGCADSVSKLIACRLVEPALGLAEPLRIICREGRLASLLADLAVHRLDLIMADRPMPAHLSVRGFNHLLGESGMTLFGTPALAATLNGGFPQCLDGAPLLLPGEDFAIYGRLLQWLGDNNLHPRIVGEFDDSAMMKAFGQSGAGLFFAPTVIAPQVCEQYAVVALGRVDSLVEQVYAITTERRLRHPATIAISQSARRELFV is encoded by the coding sequence ATGTCGACACTCAACTTCAAGCACTTGCGCTATTTCTGGATGGTGGCCAAGACGGGCAGCATCGCGCGCGCGGCCGAGCAGCTGCACCTGACGCCGCAATCGATTTCCGGCCAGCTCAGCGAGTTTGCCGACACCCTGGGCGTGGAACTGTTCCGCCGCAGCGGGCGCCAGCTGGAATTGACGGACACGGGCCGGCGCATCCTCAGCCATGCCGAAAGCATTTTCAGCACGGGCGATGAATTGCTGGAAATCGTGCGCGACCAGTCGCGTACGACGACGACGACCTTCCGCGTGGGCTGCGCCGATTCCGTCTCGAAACTGATCGCCTGCCGCCTTGTGGAGCCGGCGCTGGGACTGGCCGAGCCGCTGCGCATCATTTGCCGCGAAGGCCGGCTGGCCAGCCTGCTGGCGGATCTGGCCGTGCACCGGCTCGACCTCATCATGGCGGACCGTCCCATGCCGGCCCACTTGAGCGTGCGCGGCTTTAACCATTTACTGGGCGAAAGCGGCATGACCCTGTTCGGCACGCCAGCCCTGGCCGCCACGCTGAACGGCGGCTTCCCGCAATGCCTGGACGGCGCGCCGCTGCTGCTGCCCGGCGAAGACTTCGCCATCTACGGACGCTTGCTGCAATGGCTCGGCGACAACAACCTGCACCCGCGCATCGTCGGCGAGTTCGACGACAGCGCCATGATGAAGGCGTTTGGCCAGTCCGGCGCCGGCCTGTTCTTCGCCCCCACCGTCATCGCGCCCCAGGTGTGCGAGCAATACGCCGTGGTGGCGCTGGGCCGGGTCGACAGCCTCGTCGAGCAGGTGTATGCGATCACCACGGAACGGCGCTTGCGCCACCCGGCCACCATCGCCATCAGCCAGAGCGCACGGCGCGAGCTGTTCGTGTAA
- a CDS encoding TerC family protein, translating into MNGLESIATAPMWAGFIAFVLVMLALDLFVFGGNKAHKVGVKEAATWSLVWVSLALLFNGGLWWYLNGTAGPEIANQKALEFFSGYLIEKALSVDNVFVFLLIFSAFQVPIQYQRRVLIYGVLGAIVMRAVMIMAGAWVVSEFSWVLYLFGAFLLVTGMRMLVAADAEPDVANNPVLRFARRHLRVADGDHGERFFVAKGGLRYVTPLFLVLILIEVTDLVFAVDSIPAIFAITTDPFIVFTSNLFAIMGLRALYFLLVDVADRFHMLKYGLAMVLVFIGAKMLIMPWYHVPVEASLLVVAVLIVASCVASVFITRSDKK; encoded by the coding sequence ATGAACGGCCTGGAAAGTATTGCGACGGCACCCATGTGGGCCGGTTTCATCGCCTTTGTCCTGGTGATGCTGGCGCTGGACTTGTTCGTCTTTGGCGGCAACAAGGCGCACAAGGTCGGCGTCAAGGAAGCGGCCACGTGGTCGCTCGTATGGGTCAGCCTGGCCCTGCTGTTCAACGGCGGGCTGTGGTGGTACCTGAACGGCACGGCCGGTCCCGAGATCGCCAACCAGAAGGCGCTGGAATTTTTCTCCGGCTATCTGATCGAGAAAGCCCTGTCGGTCGATAACGTGTTCGTCTTCCTGCTGATCTTCAGCGCCTTCCAGGTGCCGATCCAGTACCAGCGCCGCGTGTTGATCTATGGCGTGCTGGGCGCGATCGTCATGCGTGCCGTGATGATCATGGCCGGTGCGTGGGTAGTGAGCGAGTTCAGCTGGGTGCTGTACCTGTTTGGCGCCTTCCTGCTGGTGACCGGTATGCGCATGCTGGTGGCGGCCGATGCGGAACCGGACGTGGCGAACAACCCCGTGCTGCGCTTTGCCCGCCGCCACTTGCGGGTGGCCGACGGCGACCACGGCGAGCGTTTCTTCGTGGCAAAGGGTGGCTTGCGTTATGTCACGCCGCTGTTCCTCGTGCTGATCCTGATCGAGGTGACGGACCTGGTCTTCGCGGTCGATTCGATCCCGGCGATTTTCGCCATCACGACGGACCCGTTCATCGTCTTCACGTCGAACCTGTTCGCCATCATGGGATTGCGGGCCCTGTACTTCCTGCTGGTGGACGTGGCCGACCGCTTCCACATGCTCAAGTATGGCCTGGCGATGGTGCTGGTGTTCATCGGCGCCAAGATGCTGATCATGCCGTGGTATCACGTGCCCGTCGAAGCCTCGTTGCTGGTGGTGGCGGTCCTGATCGTGGCTAGCTGCGTGGCCAGCGTGTTCATCACCCGCAGCGACAAGAAGTAA
- a CDS encoding TerB family tellurite resistance protein, translating into MRTYAMNSPQAAGRILALMMVVDGNLASAELQAMHRSKILDHIDLEPAAFQQLLQDLCDDMLTSTVHGAVQLANGVIDSLLDEITEPDLRRKLLQAMWKIADADDWLADGEAVLLARASAAWSAETNFRRHAA; encoded by the coding sequence ATGCGTACCTATGCAATGAACAGTCCCCAGGCAGCGGGACGTATTCTGGCCCTGATGATGGTGGTCGATGGCAACCTGGCCAGCGCCGAGCTGCAAGCGATGCACCGCAGCAAGATCCTTGATCACATCGATCTGGAGCCGGCCGCCTTCCAGCAATTGCTGCAAGACCTGTGCGATGACATGCTGACATCGACCGTGCATGGCGCCGTGCAACTGGCCAATGGCGTGATCGACAGCCTGCTCGATGAAATCACCGAGCCGGACTTGCGCCGCAAACTGCTGCAAGCCATGTGGAAGATCGCCGATGCGGACGACTGGCTGGCCGATGGCGAAGCCGTGTTGCTGGCCCGCGCCAGTGCGGCGTGGTCGGCGGAAACCAACTTCCGCCGGCATGCGGCGTAA
- a CDS encoding YnfA family protein: MNDAIEWTSLARTFGLFTVTAVAELLGCYLPMLWLSNKGSAWLLLPAALSLLVFVWLLTLHPAASGRVYATYGAIYIATALGWLWLVDGVTPAWTDVAGVGLALAGAAVIAMGHKAQ; encoded by the coding sequence ATGAACGACGCCATCGAATGGACCAGTCTTGCCCGCACTTTCGGGCTGTTTACCGTTACGGCCGTGGCCGAACTGCTGGGCTGCTACCTGCCCATGCTATGGCTGAGCAACAAGGGCAGCGCCTGGCTGCTGTTGCCGGCCGCCCTCAGCCTGCTGGTCTTCGTGTGGCTGCTGACCTTGCATCCGGCCGCCAGCGGGCGCGTGTATGCCACGTATGGCGCCATCTATATCGCCACGGCGCTGGGCTGGCTGTGGCTGGTGGACGGCGTCACGCCCGCCTGGACCGACGTCGCCGGCGTAGGCCTGGCCTTGGCCGGCGCCGCCGTCATTGCCATGGGGCACAAGGCGCAGTAA